The Nicotiana tomentosiformis chromosome 2, ASM39032v3, whole genome shotgun sequence genome includes the window atgacagataatgcttcaacttttgtgccaccccaagtcagggcgcaacatgtcctttcaagaagagtatacttaacctcataaggagtgaacttcttgctgagataataaatggctcgctctttcttgcccgtgatgtcgtgttgacccaacacacaacTGAAAAAATTATCCAATACCGTCAAATAGAGAAttaaaggtctcccaggttctggcgggaccagcacaggtgggtttgacaggtaactcttgatcttatcaaatgcttcctgacactcatcagtccacttaaccgcagcattcttcttcagcaacttaaagatggcttcacaagttgtcgtgagttgagcaataaacctgctgatgtagtttaaccttcCGAGAAGGCTCATTACCTCGGTTTTGTTCTTTGGCGGTGGTAATTCttggatggctttgatctttgatgggtccaactcaataccgcgttgactgactatgaatcccaaCAGTTTCCCGGATGGGACACCAAATGCATATTTTGCCGGATTAagcttgaggttgtacctgcggagcctttggaaaaactttctcaagtctccaacatggtcggactgcttctttgactttatgatcacatcatctacataaacctcaatttccttgtgtatcatgtcatgaaatatagtagtcattgccctcatgtaagttgccccagcattcttcaaaccaaatggcattacccggtagcagtatgtcccccatggtgtgatgaatgttgtcttttctgcatcttcctcatccatcaggatctggtgatatcctgcgtagcaatccacaaaagacccaatctcctgcttggcacaattgtcgattagaatatggatgttcggcaatggaaagttatcttttggagttgccttattgagatcacgataatcaacacagaccctggtcttaccatccttctttggtactggcacgacattagctaaccaagtgggatatcgagtgacccgaatgaccttTGCGTCAAGCTGCTTTGTGATTTCTTTTTTGATCTTCACACTCATGTCAGTCTTAAACTTCCTTAACTTTTGCTTGACTGGAGGGAATGCTGGATCAGTTGGCAATTTATGAACTACCAAATCAGtgctcaaacccggcatgtcgtcatacgaccatgcaaaaatatttttatattcaaacagtgctttgattatttcttccttgatttgtggttccagatgcacacttatcttggtttccctGAGATTATAttgatctcctaaattgattacttcagtttcattcaaattaggcttgggtttttcttcaaagtgatttagttctctactgatttcctgaaatgctgcttcttcatcatattctgtttcatcatcacACTCTACTTCTTGGATTGTTGTTTCGGAATTACattggcttttaagatttggctgaaaattcctcatgcatgtcatgtcattgaaaccagcataaaaagaactgtacagaaaaaaaaaacaaaacaaaaatgaaacgctatcaggaataatggaaaatgggaaattgtatttcattgaaaataaaaggatagaagggtttgtacatagcaaaaaataaaaaatctggattacaaccctagaataacccagataacagaaaggaaaacaaagcaaactaccaaaactccttccgggtggggagaggagtagctttccaattgctaagcttcacatttggcccaacgAGATGCACATCAgcattactggaaccttcccTGATTTCTACCATATTAACCTCATCAAACAgactctggaacctcttgatcaactcttcattAAAGACGACCACAGGTTTTGGGACCGCTGATATTGGGCGTTTTGCGACCcctggcttgacaaaagacttggagatatgtggaacaggcttaggaagtgaccatgcctttctttttaaatttttagccTTTTCCATGTCCTTCCCtgtgagtgtgaatcccaaaccaGATGTACCGAAACTTTCACGTGGACACACCGGATGTGCAATACCCTGCAGAGACGAACCCAGGCCTTTGCCCGACACAAAACCATTCTTCAAtatttcatttgctaccatgacaGACGCAGAGGGTAGCTTTGGACCTGGAATACATTCTCCTTCAGGAATCTTCTCGACAGACACTGTTTCAAATATTTGGTACacccaaggccctttatcatcttcaacttcaataaatggaacaattgtgtcattgtaagcagataagttctcgtcaccgtgcacaactatttcctgcctgtcccattcgaactttaccatttgatgcagagaagacggTATTGCCTTGGCAGCATATATCCAGGGCCTGCCCAACAACAAGTTGTAGGAGACACccacatctagcacttggaactccatagtgaactTAACTGGCCCTATTGATAATTCGAGCATTATATCACCGACagaatctttccctcctccatcAAAGCCTCGAACACATACATTTTTCATGTGGATCCTTTCAGTGCCAATCTTTAACTAttgcaaagtggacagagggcaaatatttgcactagaaccgttatcaaccagtacccttgagacagcagaatcctcgcacttcactgtgagataaagagctcggtTGTATTCTGTACCCTccataggaagttcatcatctgagaaagtgatcctgtttgcttcgaaaatcttgttagcaatcgtttccaagtggttcaccgtgatcttatcaggaacatgggcctcattcaaaatcttcatcagggctttgcggtgttcatctgaatgtatcagcaaagacaaaagagagatctgagctggtgttttccttaaTTGCTCTATaatggaatagtcttgcattttcatctttttcaagaactcttcagcctcttcttcggtgaccgGCTTCTTTACTGGGATGTGGCCATCGTTTAATGGCTTGGCTTTCCTCAGTTCTTCTAGGGTAAAACATCTCCTAGAACGAGTCAGTCCTCCGAtttcattgacttcttcctctacttTTTTCCCTTTATATGTTACTACCACCTGTTTGTAATTCCACGGGACAACCTTTGTGTCAACCATTGGTAATTGGGTCACTGGCTTAATAATAACGGGGGTAATACGAGCCTcttccacgattatgacaggcTTTCTTGGGACCCCTGGCACGACCACTTTTTGCTTTTTCTGGTTTGCTTCAACATCAATCGGAGGCCCTTTCACAACCAATACAGATGGCTTCACGTTGAGCGTGCATAGCTTCTCTGACACCCCTTCAACTGTCAACGATATTGCTTTTGCAGAATCTGGAGCTTTAACTGGATTACTTTCGCTAGCCCGGatcatcatgacagacttggaaaaattcttgggctccccatccttatgaactatctcaatcGTATGTGTCTCTGCATCGGCcggcaaaggattttggttgatgtttggtaCCTCCGGGTTCtggaccacaatttgatttgtatcaataagctcttggatcgccctcttcaaatgccaACACTTCTCTATGTCATGCCCTGGGGCATCAGAATAATATGCGCATCTGAGGGAACAATCAAGGTTCCTTGGAGGTGGATTTGGTGTCTTTGGCTCAATCGGCCTCAAAACgtccaactgcctcaacctttgaaacaaactggtatacgactctccaagaggggtgaaggtttctttccACTGCTGCCTCTCTTTTCTATAATCCGGCCTCGATCGAAAGCGTGGACTAGTAGGGTTTCGATATGGTTGTGGGGGTGGATaaggattttgtggagttggagcacgccattgcgggtaaggagggggttgCGCATATGACTGTGCATGGTGAATATGGTATTGGGGTGGTCTGACTGAATATTGAGGGTCTTGTGGTGGGAAATAATGTTGggatggattatatggagcttgggtgtaggctTGAGGTTGGTGTCGAGGTTAGGTGTACTGGTGAGGCGAACCCCTTGGGCCACGCCCTGATCCAGAGACAAACATAGCgacatcatctttcttctttttgcctaacaggcttccggtgccactttgaattgcttgtgtggttgcttttatggcggagtagctcatgatcttgcttgacttgagtccctcttccaccattcctcccatctttaccacatcgttgaaggacttacctatggctgagatcaaatggccaaaaTAAGTAGGTTCTaaggcttgaagaaagtactcgaccatctcatcttcttTCATTGGAGGATTGACCCatgcagcttgttctctccatctgaaaccatattccctaaagctctcactgggcttcttctctaccttggtcaaagataggcgatccgggataatttctatattgtactgaaagtgccgagcaaaggcctgagccaagtTGTCCCATATGTACCACCTGGTAGCGTCTTGGTGGGTGTACCATTCCAAAGCCGCCCCACTCAGACTCTGACTGAAATACGCCATTAATAATTCGTCTTTCCCACCGGCGCCTCTCATCTTGCTGCAaaagcctctcaaatgggccgcgggatctccatgtccatcgtataggtcaaacttgggcatcttgaacccagcGGGCAGTTGGACATCAGGGAATAATCATAAATCGTTGTAAGCCATacttacttggcttcctatccctttcatgttcttcaaagattgttctagactcttcactttcctgaatatctcatcctgctccacgtttcgggatggtttctcagtttcaacaggaggttcaaagtgaggggtgtaggaataaggatccgtgactttgaaagttggttccggagcataatattgggtatctggagct containing:
- the LOC138905585 gene encoding uncharacterized protein, with translation MPKFDLYDGHGDPAAHLRGFCSKMRGAGGKDELLMAYFSQSLSGAALEWYTHQDATRWYIWDNLAQAFARHFQYNIEIIPDRLSLTKVEKKPSESFREYGFRWREQAAWVNPPMKEDEMVEYFLQALEPTYFGHLISAIGHDIEKCWHLKRAIQELIDTNQIVVQNPEVPNINQNPLPADAETHTIEIVHKDGEPKNFSKSVMMIRASESNPVKAPDSAKAISLTVEGVSEKLCTLNVKPSVLVVKGPPIDVEANQKKQKVVVPGVPRKPVIIVEEARITPVIIKPVTQLPMVDTKVVPWNYKQVVVTYKGKKVEEEVNEIGGLTRSRRCFTLEELRKAKPLNDGHIPVKKPVTEEEAEEFLKKMKMQDYSIIEQLRKTPAQISLLITFSDDELPMEGTEYNRALYLTVKCEDSAVSRLKIGTERIHMKNVCVRGFDGGGKDSVGDIMLELSIGPVKFTMEFQVLDVGVSYNLLLGRPWIYAAKAIPSSLHQMVKFEWDRQEIVVHGDENLSAYNDTIVPFIEVEDDKGPWVYQIFETVSVEKIPEGECIPGPKLPSASVMVANEILKNGFVSGKGLGSSLQGIAHPVCPRESFGTSGLGFTLTGKDMEKAKNLKRKAWSLPKPVPHISKSFVKPGVAKRPISAVPKPVVVFNEELIKRFQSLFDEVNMVEIREGSSNADVHLVGPNVKLSNWKATPLPTRKEFCSFYAGFNDMTCMRNFQPNLKSQCNSETTIQEVECDDETEYDEEAAFQEISRELNHFEEKPKPNLNETEVINLGDQYNLRETKISVHLEPQIKEEIIKALFEYKNIFAWSYDDMPGLSTDLVVHKLPTDPAFPPVKQKLRKFKTDMSVKIKKEITKQLDAKVIRVTRYPTWYNLKLNPAKYAFGVPSGKLLGFIVSQRGIELDPSKIKAIQELPPPKNKTEEDWQSGRFYSQSLTSSM